One segment of Polypterus senegalus isolate Bchr_013 chromosome 8, ASM1683550v1, whole genome shotgun sequence DNA contains the following:
- the LOC120533407 gene encoding gastrula zinc finger protein XlCGF26.1-like isoform X1, whose translation MEQRPISVKEEECEWESVYPTQESLCIKDEDCEPGPVGIKEEESVSFEAHKRKSGESVEEDDLHCGCRDGAVSGFVSTQIRDCSSPQLSIKENSESSQPDTKTTEETREHQPPSTRKYGGRDKFYCCSECGKRFSHRRNLQDHIRVHTREKPFWCLSCGKRFSLITNLQRHRKIHTGEKPYCCCECGKQFCDKSSLQKHIRIHTTEKPYSCLECGKQFLNTSSLNRHIRIHTGEKPYSCSECGKQFSQINNLQRHTTIHTAEKPYCCCECGKQFLKRSSLLSHKSMHMGKKPHRCSVCGKQFLKSCNLQSHIKIHTGEKPYCCSECGRLFSRRCNLLKHKKMYMEEKPYCCSECDKQFCQKSTLQKHIRIHTGEKPFCCLECGKRFSRTSSLKYHIRTHTGEKPYCCSECGKRFSDKRNLQSHTRVHTGEKPYCCSDCGKQFSDRSSLQSHRLVHTGEKPFCCSECGRKFSRITNLKRHQKIHTGEKQYSCSECGKQFTRLAGLQKHAKLHTERSPTAVLSVANIFRKP comes from the exons atggagcagagacccataaGTGTTAAGGAAGAGGAATGTGAATGGGAGTCTGTCTACCCGACACAGGAGAGTCTCTGCATTAAGGATGAGGACTGTGAACCGGGGCCAGTGGGCATTAAAGAAGAGGAATCTGTCAGCTTTGAGGCACACAAGCGTAAAAGTGGGGAGAGTGTCGAGGAAGACGACCTTCATTGTGGGTGTCGGGATGGAGCGGTGAGCGGGTTTGTCTCTACTCAAATCAGGGACTGTTCATCTCCGCAGCTTTCTATCAAGGAGAATTCTGAGTCTTCACAGCCAGACACAAAGACGACTGAGGAAACTCGGGAACATCAGCCACCATCTACAAGGAAGTATGGAGGAA GAGACAAATTTTACTGCTgctcagaatgtggcaaacgattttctCATCGTCGAAACCTTCAGGATCACATAAGAGTTCACACCAGAGAGAAGCCATTTTGGTGTCTTtcatgtggcaaacgattctctctAATCACCAATCTTCAGAGacacagaaaaattcacacaggagagaagccgtattgctgttgtGAATGTGGGAAACAGTTTTGTGACAAGAGTAGTCTTCAGAAGCACATTAGAATCCACACCACCGAGAAGCCATATtcctgtttggaatgtggcaaacaattcttaAACACTAGCAGTCTTAATCGGCacataagaattcacactggagagaagccatactcctgctcagaatgtggcaaacaattctcacaaATCAACAATCTGCAAAGACACACAACAATCCACACAGccgagaagccatattgctgttgtgAATGTGGGAAACAGTTTTTGAAGAGGAGCAGTCTGTTGAGCCACAAAAGCATGCATATGGGAAAGAAGCCACATCGCTGTTCAGTATGTGGGAAACAATTCTTGAAGAGCTGTAATCTTCAAAGCCACAtaaaaattcacactggagagaagccgtattgctgttcagaatgtgggagACTGTTTTCACGAAGATGCAATCTTTTGaagcacaaaaaaatgtatatggaagagaagccatactgctgttctgaatgtgacaaACAGTTTTGTCAGAAAAGTACTCTTCAGAAGCATATTaggattcacactggagagaagccattttgttgtttggaatgtggcaaacgattctcacggACTAGCAGTCTTAAGTATCATATAAGAacacacactggagaaaagccatactgCTGCTCCGAATGCGGCAAACGATTCAGTGACAAGAGGAATCTTCAGAgccacacaagagttcacacgggagagaagccgtattgctgttctgaTTGTGGCAAGCAATTCTCCGACAGGAGCTCTCTTCAAAGCCACAGGCtagttcatactggagagaagccattttgctgttctgaatgtggtagaAAATTCTCGCGCATCACCAATCTTAAGAGACACCaaaaaattcacacaggagagaagcagtacagctgttctgaatgtggcaaacaattcacgCGACTCGCCGGTCTACAGAAACATGCAAAACTTCACACAGAGAGAAGTCCCACCGCTGTTCTGAGTGTGGCCAACATTTTTAGAAAACCGTAA